A genome region from Mycolicibacterium litorale includes the following:
- a CDS encoding alpha/beta hydrolase family protein, whose product MENQRVRRQVRANYGASLSPDATAFAHLVDDGGFPRAVQRFLLGWRASSSRDVELPVEGPVTRVLHSADGHWLACQVAPDGSDRFQIWVVTTDPDDRDARRIDSWPEGHPEGSAELIGWDGTQVAAILTGEDGVGSSCLINPADGHTIVLDRRSAGRLVDAWAGAALVRVGPRGYRDLIMLRGQTEMVLLPYDPGSTTDMGFILDDHSPRRLRSGPTGETFELFHPAKDYGLNSSEGYVRALIRSDNGGTHARLIEVTATSEGVSYHVVAEKPGFDLDEFVVSDDLSTVALLWNVNGCSELQILEYADNTLSGPIPLPGLVATELSISAGGSMVAMTVESPSLPPTVELVDPRSREWQRVDREPSEGPLTADPTLEVVVARDGLELTGWMYRPPAPVEPVGAMIFLHGGPEGQSRPGYNEYYPALLAAGITVFTPNVRGSGGFGRAFMHADDKELRFAAIDDVADCVQYLIDREAVPADRIACCGWSYGGYLTQAALTFHPELFAAGISICGMSDLNTWYRNTEPWIAAAAYPKYGHPIGDRDLLERLSPLLRASALTAPLLLVHGGNDTNVPPSESEQMFDALRALDRTVELLVFDDDGHEIVKRENRTALLNAMTAWLLKAFAPTAVH is encoded by the coding sequence ATGGAGAATCAACGCGTGAGACGTCAGGTGCGGGCGAACTACGGTGCGTCGCTGTCGCCCGATGCGACGGCATTCGCCCACCTCGTCGACGACGGCGGCTTCCCCCGCGCGGTGCAACGGTTCCTGCTGGGCTGGCGCGCGAGCTCTTCGCGTGACGTCGAACTCCCGGTCGAGGGTCCGGTCACCCGCGTGCTGCACTCCGCCGACGGGCACTGGCTTGCCTGTCAGGTCGCCCCGGACGGCAGTGACCGATTCCAGATCTGGGTCGTCACAACCGATCCCGACGACCGCGATGCCCGCCGTATCGATTCGTGGCCCGAGGGCCATCCGGAGGGCAGCGCCGAACTCATCGGGTGGGACGGCACGCAGGTCGCGGCGATCCTCACCGGCGAGGACGGGGTCGGCAGTTCGTGTCTGATCAACCCGGCTGACGGCCACACGATCGTGCTGGACCGCCGCTCGGCGGGCCGGCTGGTCGACGCGTGGGCCGGTGCCGCGCTGGTGCGGGTGGGGCCCCGCGGCTACCGCGATCTCATCATGCTGCGCGGACAGACCGAGATGGTGCTGCTGCCCTACGATCCCGGGTCGACCACCGACATGGGATTCATCCTCGACGACCACAGCCCGCGCCGGCTGCGTTCGGGGCCGACCGGAGAAACGTTCGAGCTGTTCCACCCGGCCAAGGACTACGGACTCAACAGTTCCGAGGGGTACGTGCGGGCGCTGATCCGCAGCGACAACGGTGGCACGCACGCCCGGCTCATCGAGGTCACCGCCACCTCGGAGGGTGTGTCCTACCACGTCGTCGCCGAGAAGCCGGGGTTCGACCTCGACGAGTTCGTCGTCAGCGACGACCTGTCGACCGTCGCCCTGCTGTGGAATGTCAACGGCTGCAGCGAACTCCAGATCCTCGAGTACGCGGACAACACGCTGTCCGGCCCGATTCCGTTGCCCGGCCTCGTCGCGACGGAACTGAGCATCAGCGCGGGCGGTTCGATGGTCGCGATGACCGTGGAAAGCCCGTCGCTGCCGCCGACCGTCGAGCTGGTCGATCCCCGCTCACGGGAATGGCAGCGCGTCGACCGCGAGCCCAGTGAAGGCCCCCTGACGGCGGATCCGACGCTGGAGGTGGTCGTCGCCCGCGACGGGCTGGAGCTGACCGGCTGGATGTACCGCCCGCCGGCGCCGGTGGAACCCGTCGGCGCGATGATCTTCCTGCACGGCGGGCCCGAAGGGCAGTCGAGGCCGGGTTACAACGAGTACTACCCGGCGCTGCTGGCGGCGGGGATCACCGTGTTCACGCCGAATGTGCGGGGCTCCGGCGGATTCGGCCGCGCGTTCATGCACGCCGACGACAAGGAGTTGCGGTTCGCCGCCATCGACGACGTCGCAGACTGCGTGCAGTACCTGATCGATCGTGAAGCCGTGCCCGCCGACCGCATCGCGTGCTGCGGCTGGTCCTACGGCGGTTATCTGACGCAGGCGGCCTTGACGTTTCACCCGGAGCTGTTCGCCGCGGGCATCAGCATCTGCGGGATGAGCGATCTGAACACCTGGTACCGCAACACCGAGCCGTGGATCGCCGCGGCTGCGTACCCGAAGTACGGCCATCCGATCGGTGACCGCGACCTGCTCGAGCGGCTCTCACCGCTGCTGCGGGCGTCCGCGCTGACCGCACCGCTGCTGCTCGTGCACGGCGGCAACGACACCAACGTTCCGCCGAGCGAATCCGAGCAAATGTTCGACGCATTGCGCGCACTGGACCGCACCGTCGAACTGCTCGTCTTCGACGACGACGGCCACGAGATCGTCAAGCGCGAGAACCGCACTGCGCTGCTCAATGCCATGACGGCCTGGCTGCTGAAGGCTTTCGCACCGACTGCTGTGCACTGA